The proteins below are encoded in one region of Halocatena salina:
- a CDS encoding MBL fold metallo-hydrolase — MDVHNVTAGFETFTSNAYLVTGEVTTLVDAGAVDDVVTAIKDRTDTVDRVVLTHQHGDHIGALDAVMDAFQPDCYAHADHPRRTHAIADGNDIEIGGETFEVVYTPGHADDHVSLVGETTVFTGDVVVHDDGAFDDGSFGRTDMPGQSRDRLIDSIETLLDRLSEQDDADADGITHMYSGHGGPFHGDVRTVIERALERAKRREPKYPE; from the coding sequence ATGGACGTACACAACGTCACGGCAGGGTTCGAGACGTTCACCTCTAACGCGTATCTCGTCACTGGGGAGGTGACGACGCTCGTCGATGCCGGTGCAGTCGACGATGTCGTCACCGCTATCAAAGACCGAACGGACACCGTCGACCGGGTCGTTCTCACCCATCAACACGGCGATCACATCGGGGCACTCGACGCCGTGATGGACGCCTTCCAGCCCGACTGCTATGCTCATGCTGACCATCCTCGTCGGACACACGCCATCGCCGATGGGAACGACATCGAGATCGGTGGAGAAACGTTCGAGGTGGTGTACACGCCGGGCCACGCCGACGATCACGTCTCATTGGTGGGTGAAACCACGGTTTTCACCGGCGATGTGGTGGTCCACGACGACGGAGCGTTCGACGACGGCAGCTTCGGACGGACGGACATGCCCGGCCAGTCGCGCGATCGCCTCATCGATAGCATCGAGACGCTTCTCGATCGGCTTTCAGAACAGGATGACGCCGACGCGGACGGTATCACTCACATGTACTCGGGACACGGCGGTCCGTTCCACGGCGATGTCCGTACGGTCATCGAACGGGCGCTCGAACGGGCGAAACGGCGCGAACCCAAATATCCGGAGTAG
- a CDS encoding undecaprenyl-diphosphate phosphatase, with protein sequence MDGETALIAVIVGFLQGIFEWLPISSEGNITIALAVLGGFGNAGAVSFALFLHTGTAISAVAYYRDELAAVIRSMTEWRPSTAFDDSTAELSYLLIATFSTGIVGLPAYALFGDIIGELHGGIFIILIGVSLILTGVIQRLSGDLSLGSRKQPDLIDAVVVGALQGFAVLPGISRSGVTASALLFRSHDGPSAFRLSFLLSIPAAIGGGLLAALEDGIGSVSPFSALIAIAVSAIVGYLTIDALMRIVERISFWKICLGLGGVAVLGGMLLFTVNDVSAMG encoded by the coding sequence ATGGACGGTGAGACGGCACTGATTGCTGTGATCGTCGGCTTTTTACAAGGAATATTCGAGTGGTTACCGATTTCGAGCGAGGGTAACATCACGATCGCCTTGGCTGTGCTTGGGGGATTCGGGAACGCAGGTGCAGTCTCATTCGCGCTGTTTCTTCACACCGGAACGGCTATTTCGGCGGTAGCGTACTACCGCGACGAACTAGCGGCAGTGATACGGTCGATGACGGAGTGGCGTCCGTCGACGGCATTCGACGATTCGACGGCTGAGTTATCGTATCTCCTCATCGCAACGTTCTCGACTGGGATCGTTGGCTTACCGGCGTACGCGCTTTTCGGAGACATCATCGGTGAGCTGCACGGCGGGATATTCATCATTCTGATTGGTGTGTCGTTGATCCTGACGGGCGTGATCCAGCGGCTATCGGGTGATCTTTCGCTCGGGTCGCGCAAACAACCGGATCTGATCGATGCAGTGGTGGTCGGAGCCCTTCAAGGGTTTGCTGTGTTGCCAGGGATCTCTCGCTCCGGTGTGACAGCAAGTGCGCTCCTGTTTCGGAGCCACGATGGACCGTCGGCGTTTCGACTTTCGTTTCTGTTGAGTATCCCCGCGGCGATCGGCGGCGGGCTACTCGCGGCGCTCGAAGACGGGATCGGATCGGTGTCGCCGTTCTCGGCACTGATCGCTATCGCTGTGAGTGCCATCGTCGGTTACCTCACTATCGACGCGCTGATGCGGATCGTCGAACGCATCTCCTTTTGGAAGATCTGTCTGGGTCTCGGTGGAGTTGCCGTGCTTGGGGGCATGCTCTTATTCACCGTGAACGACGTCAGTGCTATGGGATGA
- a CDS encoding NAD-dependent epimerase/dehydratase family protein — MDDNGDDKEATTTVVVTGAAGYTGSCVVRELQAEHPDWTIKGLDNYYLGTVRSVEGVAVDHVDIRDRARLESVLSDADAVVHLAAISGVDDCAENPDLTYETNVIGTANITNWCRQTGAGLIFPLSMAIVGDPQTFPITIDHPRQPMNWYGRTKVIGERIIESMASDRFPAHLVLKSNLYGVHRSGGQIVTKDTVIQRFVEKALAGEDLTVYEPGTQARNYVHVVDTARAYVRSVESVLNERRENETGVKKYEIAGQNAPSVLDIAGLIQEIAVDRGIDVGLKRIENPRNETLVSEFDVDTSKAHDILEWKPQQELAPSIREMFEQLA, encoded by the coding sequence ATGGACGATAATGGTGATGACAAGGAAGCAACGACAACAGTAGTCGTTACTGGCGCAGCCGGATACACAGGCAGCTGTGTCGTTCGTGAACTGCAGGCTGAACATCCGGACTGGACTATCAAGGGACTCGACAACTACTACCTTGGAACGGTTCGCTCTGTGGAAGGGGTCGCCGTCGACCACGTGGATATTCGGGACCGAGCTCGACTCGAATCCGTCCTCTCAGACGCGGACGCCGTCGTGCATCTCGCAGCGATAAGCGGTGTGGACGACTGTGCTGAGAACCCCGATCTGACCTACGAGACTAATGTCATTGGGACCGCTAACATCACGAACTGGTGTCGACAGACGGGAGCCGGGCTGATATTCCCGTTAAGTATGGCGATCGTCGGCGATCCGCAAACGTTTCCGATCACGATCGACCATCCTCGTCAGCCGATGAACTGGTACGGCAGAACGAAGGTCATCGGAGAACGGATCATCGAATCGATGGCTTCCGATAGGTTTCCCGCCCACCTCGTTCTCAAATCCAATCTGTACGGCGTTCATCGCTCCGGTGGGCAGATAGTCACCAAGGACACGGTTATCCAACGCTTCGTCGAGAAGGCGTTAGCGGGCGAGGACCTGACCGTGTACGAGCCCGGGACACAAGCGCGCAATTACGTTCACGTCGTGGACACCGCCAGGGCGTACGTTCGGAGCGTCGAATCGGTTTTGAACGAACGTCGTGAGAACGAAACCGGTGTCAAGAAGTACGAAATTGCGGGGCAAAACGCTCCCAGCGTGCTTGATATTGCCGGTCTGATTCAGGAAATCGCCGTCGATCGGGGAATCGATGTCGGCCTCAAGCGAATCGAAAACCCCCGGAACGAAACGCTCGTTTCGGAGTTCGACGTCGATACATCAAAAGCACACGACATATTGGAGTGGAAGCCCCAGCAAGAGCTCGCACCGTCGATCCGCGAGATGTTCGAACAGCTAGCGTGA
- a CDS encoding VOC family protein, translated as MSNQAMLSGSTHIGRVFLRVGDLDRTVEYYETTIGLTIHRHDADRAVLGTETESLLVVNATPSVPPRERTETGLFHVAFRVPSRTALAATLGRIRDHERWQLDGASDHLVSEALYATDPEGNGVEVYCDRPRDAWPTPADGSVGMETRPLDIESLPEHSREPTVPTDTTVGHVHLESSSLAAARAFYVDDLGFRVRDQFDESALFVAAGDYHHHVGLNTWNERTEPHTGRGLDRFELVVPDRHTLDTVQSRLDASGRHFTTTEGSIEVSDPDGIDLRVITE; from the coding sequence ATGTCGAACCAGGCGATGCTCTCAGGCTCTACACACATCGGTCGGGTGTTCCTTCGTGTCGGTGATCTCGATCGAACCGTCGAGTACTACGAGACAACCATCGGTCTCACGATCCACCGCCACGACGCCGATCGAGCGGTTTTGGGAACGGAAACCGAATCGCTGTTGGTGGTGAACGCTACACCGTCCGTTCCCCCGCGAGAACGAACCGAAACGGGACTGTTCCACGTGGCGTTTCGGGTGCCGTCACGGACGGCGTTAGCCGCCACACTCGGCCGGATTCGTGATCACGAACGGTGGCAGTTGGACGGGGCGTCTGATCATCTTGTCAGCGAGGCGTTATACGCCACCGATCCGGAGGGAAACGGGGTAGAAGTGTACTGTGACCGGCCGCGAGACGCGTGGCCGACCCCAGCGGACGGCTCTGTGGGTATGGAGACGCGACCGTTGGACATCGAATCGTTGCCAGAACACTCTCGGGAGCCGACGGTGCCCACCGACACGACCGTCGGCCACGTGCATCTCGAAAGCTCTTCACTCGCTGCCGCGCGGGCGTTTTACGTCGATGATCTCGGTTTCCGTGTCCGGGATCAGTTCGATGAGTCGGCGCTGTTCGTCGCTGCGGGCGACTACCATCACCACGTCGGACTCAACACGTGGAACGAACGGACGGAACCACACACGGGTAGAGGTTTAGATCGGTTCGAACTCGTGGTGCCCGACCGGCACACGCTCGACACGGTACAGTCGCGCTTGGACGCGAGCGGACGACACTTCACCACCACAGAGGGCAGCATCGAAGTTTCCGATCCGGACGGAATCGATCTCAGAGTGATCACCGAGTGA
- the hisH gene encoding imidazole glycerol phosphate synthase subunit HisH, with translation MSQADIVVVDYGLGNLRSVTRGLQRAGANVEVSHDPAALTRADGIVLPGVGAFSEGMENAKPFRKALIEAVDDDIPLFGICLGMQMLLTASEESEQVGQGDVDGLDLIPGKNVRFGRDQTVPHMGWNELTVEREHPIVAGVDGQYAYFVHSYYAAPEDEHASVASTDYGHAFPSIVATDDDTVFGTQFHPEKSGKTGLRILRNFVELCDSSA, from the coding sequence ATGAGCCAGGCGGACATCGTCGTCGTCGATTATGGACTCGGAAACCTCCGGAGTGTAACGCGAGGACTCCAACGCGCGGGGGCGAACGTCGAAGTGAGCCACGATCCAGCCGCCCTCACACGCGCCGATGGGATCGTGCTTCCCGGCGTGGGGGCGTTCAGCGAGGGGATGGAAAACGCCAAACCGTTCCGCAAAGCCCTGATCGAAGCCGTCGACGACGACATCCCCCTGTTCGGCATCTGTCTCGGGATGCAGATGCTACTCACCGCAAGCGAAGAATCCGAACAGGTCGGACAGGGAGATGTGGACGGTCTCGATCTGATCCCCGGAAAAAACGTCCGGTTCGGTCGAGACCAAACGGTGCCACACATGGGATGGAACGAGCTGACCGTCGAACGTGAACACCCGATCGTTGCCGGTGTCGACGGCCAGTATGCGTACTTCGTTCACTCCTATTACGCTGCTCCCGAGGACGAACACGCCTCAGTGGCGAGCACTGACTACGGCCACGCGTTCCCGAGCATCGTTGCGACTGACGACGACACCGTCTTCGGAACACAGTTCCATCCCGAAAAGAGCGGAAAAACCGGACTCCGAATCCTCCGAAACTTCGTGGAGCTTTGTGATTCTTCGGCGTGA
- a CDS encoding alpha/beta fold hydrolase, translating to MGSSAVETLVLPDGRRLAYATYGDEDGAPLVFHHGIPGTCFLGSLFENAAREQGSWVIAPTRPGYGESDPHDTTLETWATDCEVLADHLSLDSFAVAGFSGGGPFALAVAEQSDRVSAVGLVGALVPENDGGLLETLSRVSPALEATLCVVRWVARVRGPEFVLGQFTGETVDSSTASAVSQDFRRALAGRPTGAVRESRLFANEWSLPAPDVPVRAWHGVADENVRIDPVRAVAADRSTVTLSEIDTDHLGALLTVREALLDLAVTGVANE from the coding sequence ATGGGCAGTTCGGCGGTGGAGACGCTGGTGTTGCCTGATGGCCGGCGGTTGGCCTACGCCACGTATGGAGACGAGGATGGCGCGCCGCTGGTGTTCCACCACGGGATTCCCGGAACGTGCTTCCTCGGCTCGCTGTTCGAGAACGCCGCTCGTGAACAGGGCAGCTGGGTGATCGCGCCGACGAGACCGGGGTACGGTGAGTCCGATCCCCACGACACGACGCTCGAAACGTGGGCCACGGACTGTGAGGTGTTGGCCGACCACCTCTCACTCGATTCGTTCGCAGTTGCTGGGTTTTCCGGTGGGGGACCGTTCGCGCTGGCTGTCGCGGAGCAGTCCGACCGGGTGTCTGCTGTCGGACTAGTCGGGGCACTCGTACCGGAAAACGACGGTGGGTTGCTGGAAACGCTCTCACGGGTGTCGCCAGCGTTGGAAGCGACGTTGTGCGTGGTCAGGTGGGTCGCCCGCGTTCGCGGTCCCGAGTTCGTCCTCGGGCAGTTCACCGGAGAGACAGTCGATTCCTCGACAGCCAGCGCGGTGTCTCAGGATTTCCGGCGCGCGCTTGCGGGACGGCCGACAGGTGCGGTGCGAGAGAGCCGTCTGTTCGCAAACGAGTGGTCGCTGCCGGCTCCGGACGTTCCAGTTCGTGCGTGGCACGGCGTGGCCGACGAAAACGTCCGGATCGATCCGGTCAGGGCGGTGGCTGCCGATCGGTCCACTGTGACCCTCTCGGAGATCGACACCGATCACCTTGGGGCACTCCTGACCGTCCGCGAGGCGCTTCTCGATCTGGCTGTGACCGGAGTGGCGAACGAATAG
- a CDS encoding DUF99 family protein produces MKAGTRALGVAESYTHGATKSTVVGAVVRADRVFDGMVVGHITVGGTDSTARITDLWRRIDRPDVQYVFLAGIAPAWYNIIDLREVEDVVDRPVVSVSFEQSDGLAPALRDAFETSALAERLDRYNRQPPRQKISVNDEQLFVRAVGLATAEAERVVRAFTPEGGRPEPLRVANTAAAAIDEF; encoded by the coding sequence GTGAAGGCAGGCACGCGAGCACTCGGTGTCGCTGAGTCGTACACTCACGGAGCCACAAAGAGCACTGTCGTGGGCGCTGTCGTGCGCGCCGATCGCGTGTTCGACGGGATGGTAGTCGGGCACATCACGGTGGGTGGAACCGACAGCACTGCGCGTATCACGGATCTTTGGCGTCGAATCGATCGACCCGACGTACAGTACGTATTTCTGGCTGGGATCGCTCCAGCGTGGTACAACATCATCGACCTCCGAGAGGTCGAAGACGTCGTCGACCGTCCCGTTGTTTCCGTTTCGTTCGAGCAAAGCGACGGATTAGCGCCCGCGCTCCGTGACGCGTTCGAAACCTCGGCGCTTGCCGAGCGGCTTGATCGGTACAACCGCCAACCACCCCGCCAGAAGATCAGTGTGAACGACGAGCAACTGTTCGTCCGCGCTGTCGGACTCGCTACCGCGGAAGCCGAGCGGGTCGTTCGGGCGTTCACTCCTGAAGGCGGACGACCGGAGCCGCTTCGTGTGGCCAACACCGCAGCCGCTGCGATCGATGAGTTCTGA
- a CDS encoding O-antigen ligase family protein has product MGGVGFTVYGAEVYGVDGRFGILLFTYILCMLVLIGVVFRRMGPGFPQPGRAAKLTLIASLFFFFLFMCPRQRRYLQRTGIFLLAFVVLFSVHLFYVMPIVDPSTSGTAAFFIIAGFMTGLNLFVIPRYVPRDAFLWVVSLFSAVLMLLGLLSYSGSFTFFGLPVAPWHNTFTPVFADSEVYILTSVFDNPNTLGVVGFAGTIASVLLATRALPRRERNNQNQPVHADGGSTTVSTFPFMMSLGLSFVAGTLGVINAFGTYLTNSRASYLAIGTALVLYCAYLVLGRRALPFAVVGLIGSVVLFLFLLPTLGISSSGRFALWAGSIEATFDGPFLFGHGLVAVDDTIEPYVAGPASGHSPHNSYLSILIRIGVVGLGAYLLIVVGSLFRGVFQASRVDVPALVLAFGFAAHQIFEAYTIFHHTIPAVLASLSAGYLIMNGAWVDVAEADERERRRHTGSTGSSTWSRPEWER; this is encoded by the coding sequence ATGGGGGGGGTCGGATTTACCGTCTACGGAGCCGAGGTGTACGGCGTCGATGGTCGATTCGGGATTTTATTGTTTACATACATTTTGTGCATGCTAGTTCTCATCGGGGTGGTGTTTCGGCGGATGGGACCGGGATTTCCCCAGCCGGGCCGAGCAGCGAAATTGACGCTCATCGCGTCGCTGTTTTTCTTTTTCCTCTTTATGTGTCCACGACAACGACGATACTTACAGCGGACAGGGATCTTTTTACTGGCGTTCGTCGTGCTGTTTTCGGTCCATCTGTTCTACGTCATGCCGATCGTCGATCCGTCCACATCCGGTACCGCGGCGTTTTTCATCATCGCCGGATTCATGACCGGACTGAACCTCTTCGTCATTCCTCGGTACGTGCCTCGTGATGCGTTTTTGTGGGTTGTGAGTCTCTTTTCAGCCGTTCTCATGTTGCTTGGCCTCCTCTCCTACAGCGGGTCGTTCACGTTTTTCGGACTTCCTGTTGCCCCGTGGCACAACACGTTCACGCCGGTGTTTGCGGACAGTGAGGTGTATATACTCACGTCGGTGTTCGACAATCCGAACACGCTCGGAGTGGTCGGGTTTGCTGGGACTATCGCTTCCGTGTTGCTCGCTACCCGTGCGCTTCCTCGACGCGAGCGGAACAACCAGAATCAGCCGGTGCACGCTGACGGCGGTTCGACAACCGTCTCTACGTTTCCGTTTATGATGTCTCTCGGACTGTCGTTCGTCGCCGGGACGTTGGGCGTGATCAATGCGTTCGGGACGTATCTCACCAACAGCCGAGCGAGTTATCTCGCGATCGGCACGGCACTCGTTCTGTACTGCGCTTATCTGGTGCTCGGTCGGCGTGCGCTTCCGTTTGCCGTGGTCGGTCTCATCGGCTCCGTGGTCCTGTTTTTGTTCCTCCTTCCGACGCTCGGTATCAGTTCTTCGGGACGGTTCGCGCTCTGGGCCGGGTCGATCGAGGCCACGTTCGATGGGCCGTTCCTGTTCGGGCATGGGCTGGTTGCCGTAGACGACACCATCGAACCGTACGTTGCAGGACCTGCGAGCGGTCACAGTCCACACAACTCCTATCTCTCGATTTTGATCCGAATCGGTGTTGTCGGACTGGGTGCGTATCTCCTCATCGTCGTTGGAAGTCTGTTTAGAGGCGTGTTTCAAGCGTCTCGGGTCGATGTGCCGGCGCTCGTGCTCGCGTTCGGTTTCGCTGCCCACCAGATCTTCGAGGCGTACACGATCTTCCACCACACGATTCCCGCAGTTCTCGCATCGCTTTCGGCCGGTTATCTCATCATGAACGGAGCGTGGGTTGACGTGGCCGAAGCCGACGAACGTGAAAGACGACGACACACCGGTTCCACCGGATCCAGCACGTGGAGTCGGCCCGAGTGGGAGCGATAG
- a CDS encoding mechanosensitive ion channel family protein, which produces MGIGEETQREPQVENATPINDTAATATSDPSSTSTPTNTSVREQAIKQAREATDELFDLFNQWLPTDVARLLVTALVIAIAWYLANYIARLLEPRVSSRFERPSVTRTILKAIRTVILSIGVLFAITNLYGISGDIVVFPLTVFSAIAGVVLAPIVRSFSSGLFILADQPYEIGDMIELVDTEQLGFVQDITIRYTKITTLDNTTLVIPNGSMRDRDVTNYSAEDARTRLALDIGITYESDVDTARTLIEDAASDISGVISGGPAIRIASARYHAAPTCYITEFGAHSVELQLRYWITEPPKQHRIRSRVLEAVLNRLDGSDVELAYPHSHVVFDETSGVLDIDVTREERRHHRSTDNHSNRRPRPNTND; this is translated from the coding sequence ATGGGGATAGGGGAGGAGACACAACGAGAGCCACAGGTAGAGAACGCCACGCCCATCAACGACACGGCTGCCACCGCAACGTCGGATCCGTCCTCCACATCGACCCCGACTAACACATCCGTCAGAGAACAAGCCATCAAGCAAGCCAGGGAAGCCACGGATGAACTGTTCGATCTCTTCAATCAGTGGCTTCCGACCGACGTGGCACGGTTGCTCGTCACGGCACTCGTCATTGCCATCGCGTGGTATCTCGCAAACTACATTGCCCGGTTGTTGGAACCGCGCGTATCCAGTCGATTCGAACGCCCGAGCGTCACACGGACGATACTCAAAGCCATTCGAACGGTGATTCTCAGTATCGGGGTCCTGTTCGCAATCACCAACCTGTACGGTATCAGTGGGGATATCGTCGTCTTTCCGCTCACCGTGTTCTCGGCGATAGCCGGTGTCGTGCTCGCGCCGATCGTCAGGAGCTTCAGCTCCGGGTTGTTCATCCTCGCTGACCAACCGTATGAGATCGGAGATATGATCGAACTCGTCGATACGGAGCAGCTCGGCTTCGTGCAGGACATCACGATCCGATACACCAAGATAACCACCCTCGACAACACGACCCTCGTGATTCCGAACGGTTCGATGCGAGATCGGGACGTCACCAACTACTCCGCAGAGGACGCCCGCACGCGGTTGGCACTCGATATCGGCATCACCTACGAGAGCGACGTCGACACCGCTCGAACGCTCATCGAGGATGCGGCCAGCGACATCTCGGGGGTCATCTCCGGTGGCCCAGCGATCCGGATTGCGAGCGCTCGCTATCACGCCGCCCCCACGTGCTACATCACTGAATTCGGAGCACACAGTGTAGAGCTACAGCTACGCTACTGGATCACCGAACCACCCAAACAGCACCGGATTCGTTCCCGCGTGTTGGAGGCAGTCTTGAATCGACTCGACGGGAGCGACGTAGAACTGGCCTATCCCCACTCACACGTCGTCTTCGACGAAACGAGTGGGGTGCTCGACATCGATGTGACGCGAGAAGAGCGAAGACATCATCGATCAACCGACAACCACTCCAACCGGCGACCGAGACCCAACACCAACGATTGA
- a CDS encoding sugar transferase: protein MTSGWRYRLASVIGTASITAIVVPVTSHPTVEDLAMSLPVVSHLPKPVHTHGGLTIITVTTVLAVLLSLIPLYKPRPRRIIDVISETQRRILLAALALATIGYFDYTYRLPRMMLVLTTLGLLVLLPAWHVLIRNQKRNATESVIIIGNDVETITTLHEKADIPFIGYVSLNQPISSPSESSDRNHSSTAMAPFTDGGAVIASHADVEGLEYLGGISRLNEIIVENDPDTVVLAFSQADREEFFGVLRTCYQHGVTAKVHRDLGNDVLTCDTKSDMLRDINLEPWDWQDRMVKRAFDALFAAVGLLVASPLVLGIAIAIKLDSPGSVIYAQERTATFGGTFTIYKFRSMVENAEQATGAVISEEDAGEVDPRVTRVGRILRQTHLDEIPQLWSIFTGHMSVVGPRPERPEIDREITADVTEWKQRWFVKPGLTGPAQINDVTGHEPDRKLRYDVKYIRNQSVLLDVRIIIKQVYKVAKEATDHLK, encoded by the coding sequence GTGACGTCCGGCTGGCGATACCGGTTAGCGAGCGTGATCGGTACGGCATCGATCACCGCGATAGTGGTCCCTGTTACGAGTCACCCAACGGTGGAGGACTTAGCGATGTCACTCCCGGTCGTTTCTCACCTCCCGAAACCAGTACACACACACGGTGGACTCACGATCATCACAGTAACAACAGTTCTTGCGGTTCTATTGTCGTTAATTCCGCTGTACAAGCCTCGTCCCCGTCGTATCATCGACGTCATTTCCGAAACGCAGCGTCGGATCTTGCTCGCGGCACTCGCGCTCGCTACCATCGGATATTTCGATTACACCTACCGTCTACCTCGGATGATGCTGGTGTTAACGACGCTCGGACTGCTCGTCCTTCTTCCGGCGTGGCATGTACTCATCCGGAATCAAAAACGGAATGCAACGGAAAGCGTCATCATCATCGGTAACGACGTAGAAACCATCACTACTCTTCATGAGAAGGCAGATATCCCGTTTATCGGCTACGTATCGTTGAATCAGCCTATCTCTTCACCATCGGAGAGCAGTGACCGGAACCACAGCTCCACAGCAATGGCCCCGTTCACCGATGGGGGTGCAGTTATCGCCTCTCACGCTGATGTCGAAGGATTGGAATATCTCGGTGGCATCTCACGACTCAACGAGATCATCGTAGAGAACGATCCGGATACAGTAGTTCTTGCGTTCTCCCAGGCCGATCGAGAGGAGTTTTTCGGAGTGCTTCGAACGTGCTATCAACACGGCGTCACCGCGAAGGTCCACCGAGACCTCGGGAACGACGTATTAACGTGTGATACCAAATCCGATATGCTACGGGATATCAATCTCGAACCGTGGGATTGGCAAGACCGAATGGTAAAACGAGCGTTTGACGCTCTGTTCGCCGCTGTCGGGTTGCTGGTGGCCTCACCACTCGTACTCGGTATTGCCATCGCCATCAAGCTCGACAGTCCTGGGTCAGTGATTTACGCACAGGAACGAACCGCAACGTTCGGAGGCACGTTCACGATTTATAAATTCCGAAGCATGGTCGAGAACGCCGAACAAGCGACGGGTGCGGTTATCAGCGAGGAAGACGCCGGTGAAGTCGATCCTCGTGTTACTCGCGTTGGACGCATTCTCCGTCAGACGCATTTGGACGAAATCCCACAGCTCTGGTCCATATTCACCGGCCACATGAGCGTTGTCGGTCCGCGCCCTGAACGCCCGGAAATCGATCGGGAAATCACCGCCGATGTGACGGAGTGGAAACAGCGATGGTTCGTCAAACCCGGGTTGACTGGACCAGCACAGATAAACGACGTCACTGGGCACGAACCGGATCGGAAGCTCCGATACGACGTCAAATATATCAGAAACCAATCCGTTCTACTCGATGTTCGCATCATCATAAAACAAGTGTATAAAGTTGCTAAAGAAGCAACCGATCATCTAAAGTAG
- a CDS encoding uracil-DNA glycosylase produces MEQRIDGIDVRACEQCPELCESRSQIVNGTGTTSGPILFVGEGPGATEDERGEPFVGRSGDVLDEALRDRGLTRRDIRITNCVRCRPPDNRDPTTNELENCRVHLHREIEQVDPELIVTLGKVPSQHLLERDVAVTNEAGSVVEHRIAGTARRVVICVHPAATLYDSSQQDAFESALDEAISIVGHSVGGQSRLSEY; encoded by the coding sequence ATGGAACAGCGTATCGATGGAATCGACGTCCGCGCCTGTGAGCAGTGTCCCGAGCTGTGTGAGTCTCGATCGCAGATCGTCAACGGAACGGGCACCACGAGCGGACCGATACTGTTCGTGGGCGAAGGCCCGGGTGCGACCGAGGACGAACGAGGCGAACCGTTCGTCGGACGCTCGGGCGACGTGCTTGATGAGGCGCTGCGCGATCGCGGACTCACCCGGCGTGACATCCGGATCACCAACTGTGTCCGCTGTCGCCCACCGGATAACCGCGATCCGACCACGAACGAACTCGAAAACTGCCGTGTGCATTTACACCGGGAGATCGAACAGGTCGATCCTGAACTGATCGTCACACTCGGGAAGGTGCCGAGTCAGCACCTTCTCGAACGTGATGTCGCAGTGACCAACGAAGCCGGCTCGGTCGTCGAACACCGGATCGCTGGGACGGCTCGACGTGTCGTAATCTGTGTCCATCCCGCTGCGACGCTGTACGATTCGAGCCAACAGGACGCCTTCGAGAGCGCGTTAGACGAGGCGATCTCGATCGTGGGCCACAGCGTCGGTGGCCAGTCACGACTCAGTGAGTACTGA
- a CDS encoding DUF5786 family protein, translated as MGFGSYDESEQENREIDTDFDEDETVTSGDSHEGSVSFEFDASNDELLDRLQEMKE; from the coding sequence ATGGGCTTTGGGAGTTACGATGAATCCGAACAGGAGAATCGTGAGATCGACACTGATTTTGACGAAGATGAGACCGTTACGTCAGGGGACTCCCACGAGGGAAGTGTCTCATTCGAGTTCGATGCTTCTAACGATGAGCTGTTAGATCGGTTGCAGGAGATGAAAGAGTGA